The Macaca fascicularis isolate 582-1 chromosome 13, T2T-MFA8v1.1 sequence agctcatgcctgtaatcccagcactttgggaggccgaggtgggtggatcacaaggtcaggagttcaagaccagcctgcctaagatgatgaaaccctatctctactaaaattacataaattagccgggcatagttggtgggcacctgtaacccagctactcaggaggctgaggcaggagaattgcttgaacttgggagggaagttgcagtgagctgagattgcaccactgcagtcagcctgggagacagagcaatactccgtctcaaaaaaaaaaaaaaaaaaaaaaaaatccattctaaaattcatatggaaccaaaaaatcagtcctaagcaaataaaacaaagctgAGGCATCGCATTACCTGAgttaaactatactataaggaggctacagtaaccaaaacagcatggtacaggtataaaaacagacccatagaccaatggaatggaatagacagaaataaaaccacatacctacagccatctgacctttgacaaagttaacaaaaataagcaacagagaaaggattccctaattcaacaaatggtgctggaatagctgtctagccatatgcagaagaatcaAACTGGAcctctttcaccatatacaaaaattacctcaagatagattaaagatttaaatgtaaggggccgggtgcagtggctcatgcctgtaatcccagcactttgggagactgaggtgggtggatcacttgaggttaggagctcaagaccagcctggccaacatggtgaaatcccgtccccaaaatagaaaaattagccaggcatagtggcatgcgcctgtaatcccagctaggtcaggaggctgagacatgagaatcgcttgagcccaggagatggaggttgtggtgagccacgattgcactactgtactccagcctgggcaacagagggagactctgtctaaaaaaataaaataaaaataaaagatttaaatgtaagacttcaagCTGTAAgagtcctagaagaaaacctacgaAATAACATCTGGACATCAGCTATGGGAAAGACctatggctaagtcctcaaaagcaattgcaacaaaaacaaaaattgacaagtggaacctaattaaactaaagagcttctgcaccacaaaaggaactatcaatacagtaaacagacaaccacagaatgcgagaaaatattcacaaactatgcatctgaaaaaggtctaatgTTCACAATCTGTAAGGAActaaaacaattcagaaaacaaaaacgaAGTAacttgtggccaggtgtggtggctcactcctgtaatcctagcactttgggaggctgagatgggtggatcacctaaggtcaggaattccagaccagtctggccaacatggtgaaaccttgtctctactaaaagtacaaaaaatagctgcacatggtggcaggcacctgtaatcccagctactcaggaggctggggcaggagaatcgcttgaacctggaaagcggaggctgcagtgagatgagatggtgccattgcactctagcctggctgacaacagcgaaactccatctcaaaacaaaaacaaaaacaaaaatacacacacacaaacaaaaaaccattaaaaaatgccaaaagacatgaacagacacttttcaaaagacgaCATACAAGTAgttaacaaacatgaaaaaatgctcaacattattaattagataaatgtaaatcaaaaccacaatgacttaccatctcacaccagtcagaatggctattatcaaaaagtcaaaaaaataacagatgctggtgaggctgtgggaAAAGGGGAATGCTTCTACACTGTAGAAGCCAGTGCAATGTAGAATGCGCCTACactgatggaaatgcaaattagttcagtcactgtgaaagcagtttggagatttctcaaagaagtcagaactaccattcgaaccagcaatcccatgactgggtatacatccaaatgaaaatgttctaccaaaaagacatacaCTTACattttcatcacagcactattcacaacagcaaagacacagaatcaacctagatgcccatcaatagtgGACTGGATAGAGAAAGTCTGGTACAtgtataccatagaatactatgcagccataaaaaagaatgaaaatcatgtcttttgcatggatgcagctggaagtcattatcatAAGTGAAtaaacacaggaatagaaaaccaaagaccacatgttctcatttatcaGTGGGAACTAAgcaatgtgtacacatggacataaagatgagaacagacactggggactaccggagggaagaggggagggaaggggtgaAAAACCAACTGTTGGacactatgctcactacctgggtgacgggATCATTTGTAcgccaaacctcagcatcacaaaatatacccatataactaacctgcacatgtactccctacatctaaaataaaaacggaaattatttaaaaaataaatgaaatgtgagTTAGGCAAGTCCAGATTCCAGTCGATCCCTGAGAAACGTACTTTTCTCCAAGTCAACAAATCCAATCTTTAATGGCTCTGGGACACTCTCTGACCAGGTCCTGTTATGAGTTCCCtgtgttataattttaattaaaattaaaattataatcaattaATCAAACTGATTAAGCATGAGAGGATACTTCCTGCTCTCAGatgaattatttattatattttgcatTATCCTTATAATCTTTGTGGATATGAATAACAAggtatctcaaaaaaacacattttgaaaagccttataaagttaaaactttaaatgcttttcatcaaaattttatGACCAATAAAAATGCCATTCATAAATCTTATCACACTATCTATTCTACACATTTTATAGTGATACGTATTTATACATACTGCAGTTGGAAATGGGGAATGCTTTTTTGGTCTCCCATGGTAGCCTGCAGATTTTAAAAGCAGAAGTCCTGAACCTCTGAAGGCAACATAAGAAAAGTACTCATTTGAAACCTgtagtataaaaaaaaaaaaagagagagagagagagagaggccaagtgctgtgactcacacctgtaacccagcactttggaaggctgaggccagaggattgcttgagatcaggagttcgagaacagcttgggcaacatagcgagtcctcgtctctactaaaaataaaaactagctgagcacactggcacacacctgtagcccccagctacttaggagggtaaggtggaaggattgcttgagcccagcagatggaggctgcagagagcttgatgatacctctgcactccagcctggtcaacagagtgagatcctgtatcaaacaaacaaacaaacaaattttaaaaagggagagTCAAGctgtttgctttatttatttcttttagggAGCGAGACAggaggtaaaaaaacaaaaagtttggtTTTTGCTTCAAAGAGCTTTTCTCAAAGAGCAGGGATTTATGTTCATTACATGCAACATGGACAAACACTGTTCTGGTTTTCATGACAATTTGAATTCAAAGTAGTAAGTTTTTCTAAAATTCAGTGTGTTTATTTGGACATATGGATATTCCTTGTGTTCCTGGTCACATATTAAAGGAACTGGCACTTTGGCGGcaagaacaaataaaaactgGTCTTTGATTTGGGTCTAGGTTAATAACTAAAGAACCATTCAGCAATAATGGCTTGAAACATTTATACATCCTATGAAACTGCAATTAGTTAAGAGGCTGCTGATCCTAATAACTATGACACGAGTAAGGGAGTTAGGGGAGAACTGTTAACTCTGGATGCCAAATTCAGAGCAAAATATCTATTATCTCCTTCTCACTTTTGCAGTATCTATAAATAAAGTGTGTGGGGGGGAGAATTACATGAATAATGTTAAAAGTGCATACAGAACTGAGAAATTTTTCATGGAATTTGCCACTTAGTTCAATAAAATGCTCATAAGGAAAAAACCATTTACGGCAAAAGACTAGTTACACTGTTGCTGTTTAGAGCATGAGAGCAAAATGAATAACAATCAAATTCTCTGGTTTAAACGTAATTGTCTTAAAACACGTTATTCTGTAAGTTGACATCTATGCCTTGAAAATTCAAGGCAGAAAGTAAAATCATTTAGAAAGTCAGAAATTCCATCAATACATCTAGACAGATGTTTGCTTGTAGTTTTTGGTATCCAAAACCTTTTTTCCACACATCGCACAGATGCCTGAAACAAAAGAAGATACGTGATCAATCAAATCATAATACCAACTGTTTGGTTTAAGTCAATCCTGaagcttaaaatataatttaacagcatcagaaaagaaaagaaaaaaaaatatatatatatatatacttttaattataaacaGGTTTTAGGTCCCATTTTGCCTTAGGATAAAGAGTGTTTGGTTAACAGAATTTATGACAGGCTACATCGTTTCTGTTAACCAAATTAGCAGCAAATGAAGTACGTTTTATGAATAGAAAAAAGGTATTAAAAGAAACTTACCTTTTTTGTAGGCACAGCCCTGGCAGTAATGAGAACCTGGTTGGTGCACAGAACTTTTACAAATTCTGCAAGTGGAGAACTTATTCTTTCCATATGGATCAAatctagaaattttttttaatgagagaaaaTTGTATATTACACTAGAAACACACTCTTAAATAACCCCACTTACGCAACACACAGGATTAATCCATGCTCTTCATCCCTCCATCAACCTCTACAATTGATGGGTTTAGCCTATTCCAGATGGCTACTGTTTGATATGCCTGTACATCTCTGCTCTGCTCCGTCCATGTGAGATATATACTTATAGTCAGTTGTACAGAATTTATTCTTGACGTGTTCGTATCAATTGTATCTGTCATTCTATTTGTGTGACAAAAAT is a genomic window containing:
- the CRIPT gene encoding cysteine-rich PDZ-binding protein, yielding MVCEKCEKKLGTVITPDTWKDGARNTTESGGRKLNENKALTSKKARFDPYGKNKFSTCRICKSSVHQPGSHYCQGCAYKKGICAMCGKKVLDTKNYKQTSV